The Saccharomyces eubayanus strain FM1318 chromosome IV, whole genome shotgun sequence genome contains the following window.
GCTAGAATTTTAAGCATAACGATGCTACTACTGTTattagttttctttatagCACAGAATGCGAACTTTCTGGCAATAGAGACAAAGGAAGAGGAGAAGCCCCCACAGTTATTTAGTGTTGGTAGGGATAATATAGCTGGTAGATCGTCAAGGGGAACTGCTGCCGTGCCAACATCTACCACAAATAAGGGAAACTCTGAAGTAGATGAGGAGATTAACGAAATAAAGCAAAGAGTGGGACTCCAGCAGCCCGTAGCTTCGGCGGATGACAGTTTGTCTGCTATCAAGAGTGATAAAGGTACGGGAACAGGTAAAGGATTCAATGTGCAACAGGAATACTCGCTCATGTTAGATTTGGCACCGGTCATAATATTCAGTAAGAGCGTCTGTTCATATAGCAAAGGCTTAAAAGAACTGCTTGAAAGTGAATATCAATTCGTACCGAACTATTACATCATAGAACTTGACAAACATGGGCATGGTGAAGAGCTCCGAGAATACATCAAGTCCGTGACCGGTAGGGGAACGGTTCCGAACCTTTTGATCAATGGGATATCAAGAGGAGGTAGTGAAGAGATTAGGAGATTGCACTCTGAAGGTAAACTTCTAGCTTCACTGCAAGAGTGGAGCGGTGGAAAATTCACTGTCGAGCAACGTGAAAAGCCTTcaaacaattgaaaaatcatgGAGTCAACAAAATACTATCAAATCATGGTTctggaagaaagaaaaaaacgagTCTTCTTATGCTCGGGGCATTCTGCAAGCGTGGTAAAGTAAAACTGCCATTAAGGAAAGCACTTCTATGCCTGGCGCATTTTCgagaagcaagaaaaagggcTCTTTATATAGCATAAAACTAAGAGCCCTCataaatatacatacataacTTTATGGTTGCAATATTTGAAGCAATAAATGCCTCTTtacagtttttcttttactgCATGAATTCAACTTTCTCGAATGTACACAGCTTTTCTCTGTATGCTGggtataaaaaataaacttgCGATGTGCGCGTTCCATAGTAGTCCCAGACCGACTTGTATCTTTTCCGTTTGTAAATAAATGATTGAACAATAATTTAGCGAATATATATTACGAAGAGTAATCAGGGAAGAAAAGTGTCTATATAGAAATATACAACTATGAAAGTCAAAATAAAGCAAGTGCACAGCGTGTTTGCTTGGTCGTGGCACATTCCGCGTATCTCCGATGAAAATGAGTCTAATGGAGttacaaatgaaaatgatgaggatgaagatgttTGTGGTATATGTCGTGCCAGTTACAACGGTACATGCCCAAGCTGTAAATTTCCAGGCGACCAGTGCCCTTTAGTGATTGGGGTATGCAACCACAACTTCCATGACCACTGTATATATCGATGGCTAGACACCTCAAATTCTAAAGGACTGTGTCCGATGTGTAGACAAGTGTTCCAGCTGCAAAAAGGTTTAGCAATCAACGATGCGCATATCAGAAAATTCGTTGAGGTAgtttcaagaagaagagaagagatGATAGAAGAGGGCGTGGCGGAAGATTTTGTGGACTTCGATGAACCGATACGGCAAAATACAGATAGCGCAATAGACAGACAACAAGTTGATACTGTCCTGGATGAAGACTTTTTGTTACGGTAAAGTGAACTAGCTCTTGAGTATAGGTGCTCATGTTCCACCCGCGTCCCTTCTTTGCTAAAGGCTATTAACGctgtttatatataaatgtaaATATAATATTGATTATCTTGTTATGTTGCAACTGACCTAAGGAATTCTAAAACATGATCCTTTCTTGTCGGTGGATGAATTTATCATATAATTACTCATTGAAAGTCAAAcaagtttaaaaaaaaaacagaatcGAATAGCGATGAAACTATTCATAGTCATAATTATAGCGATTCAAGATTCTGTGTTtctatataaaaaatataatgCTTCCAGTCGGATTTGAACCGACGATCTCCACATTACTAGTGTGGCGCCTTACCAACTTGGCCATAGAAGCTTGGTAAGTGATTGAATGTCGATATTAAATTGATATAAGTACTCAAAATAGAAACTGAACtgaaatgatgaaataCAGGTCAACTAGCATTATCAATGACTGACTAGGCCTGAAACAAGCTATGCCCGAAATAAACTAAGACCCACTACGAGAAGCAGTTGATCAAAACTGacttatttttgaatagcAAGGTTGTATAGTCTCAGTTAAACTGTCTGTATAAGATAAGGGATCTTAAACTTCCTTAAACGTCTCAGTGAGTTAGCTACGTGACAACGAaccgaagaaaaaatttctgtAGTGTGAAGGCGGAGGCCGaagtttattttctctGTGAAAATTAAATACATACTctaataaccatttaaattgtatgatgatctttgggattccattgtttcttaatgttataataWtacgtatatagattatactagagattctYCTCATGaatttaggaatccacagaaaggaatcaataMttttgcataatattataaatgattctgttcctctttttatatgttgtcattcattgatcctattacaatatcaatccttgcgcttcagcttccattaatttcgacgacactttgaatcttaacttactggtcttgtagtttatgtcatcttttaacaccgtatatattagtaatagatggacaatagttgaatcttgttccaacagtCTCATAAGTATATGATTTTAATTTCAgaagacttttttttcgagaTTCTCGTCTGGGTACATTTAAAGCCTTGTATTGTATTTGGGAAGTAGCACTCTATTTTTACCGATTCTGAACGCGGATTCAAATAGTTCCTTGAGTATAAAGTCTACTTTACCGTACATGAAACTGTATTAGAAAAGTAAGAATTAGCAGCTTTTTTCGAAATATGAGCAAGAAATTGGAACCTTGTGATCGAAGACGTAATTACTTCACGCAATAGTTTAACCACTCATATGAATCTTTTTACGGTGAATCCCTTAACAATAAATCAAGAGTACTTGCCAAGTGCCCTAGTCTACGCTCGGCTTTGAAACTATGTAGCTTTAAACTCAAAAAGGTTTCATGATGACCTTTACCATTTTGCCGAAAAGATAAATCTGTTTAACTAAAATTTATGGGTTGACGGTTATGCGTAGCGTCAGAAAACACATCTACCACACaaataaagagaataaGTAAAAAGGGATAAACTTTCCTGAAGTATATGCTTCGGCTCGTTTTTGAAgttaaaaagaaaatagaatCGACCTGGGTTTAGTGTCCGGTATAAGCAGATTTTAGAAGTTAGAAGATGAACAACTATTAAGCATGAAAAAAGAGGTGTAGCAACTTTGTATGCTGTTCCAAGGAGAAGCAACTTTCAGCAACCCATAAAAGGTAACTGATAAGCACATTTCCCTTTGTTTTGTGATGAATCCAATAGCAGAACCGTCCCGAATTTCATCGGTAATAATGCGCCACATATGAAAGAATTGTGACTGGTTTGGAGAGATGCAGACTCCTAATCTATCCTCAGTATCCTCCGTGTTATCatattgttcttctttgaaaccATGACCTTTGaatttataaaaatatgtatatttatacCCACTACATACCACATACCACAAAACAATGCAAGATCCTTATTGCTCCCATACATCTTCTCTTGAATGGAATTAAGTGTCACTTGTTGGAATTATTATTGGAGTGAATAACGGGAAACTGGTACTCTTTTTCTGCTGGAAGAGTGTAGCGAGCAAGAGGAAAGCCACCTGCAAATAGCCGCCGATGTCAGAAGTGACTTCATTAAGGAAATAGTACAATGAGGAAAAAACTGCACCCTCTAGATTTGGTACCAGGAAGTCATTAGTGGAAACAAGACAGTATGGTTGCATTataatgtatatatatatatatatattataaacCTTCTAAAATACTGTATAATTCCGGAATTAAGTCATCCTGGAAAAGAGCGTCAAGTTCAGGATCGCCGGTGGTCAAATTCGAAGACACAGAGATTGAATGAAGCAGTAGTCCTAAGGAATCGATGTTGTTGTCCAGCGCGTGCtggatttcttcttctgatttGCTTTCCTTGTCTTCGATGGGGGAACAATAATATTTACCAATATACGGGATAATTAAAAGTGTCTGGAAGATAATAGGGACGTGCATCACAATGGGCGAGAAATGCTTTCCTTAGGTCGTGAGAGTATCAAAACAGTTTATGTGTACTGCAATTATTGATAGTCTTAGTGCACTTATACTTTGTGAAGTTATTTTTAGGGGTGCCTTCGGGGACCCTGTCGGCTTCCTTTTGTTCAGTTCAACACATTTActtgtgaaaaataaagtgTGTACGTTTTACAGGACTAGCCGCCGAAGTGTTTATTTCGAAGTGAGAATTAACACTGATGCAAGCGCCAAACATAGAGAGAGTAGCTGTATGTGTTAATCGTTTCATCAATTTGGCTGTCCTCATttataaatgataaaatcatCAGCTCTAAAGAAATGTATATGTAGAATTCTTATAGCATAAAATTAAATGCCTCAGCCGTAGCTGAtcaagttgaaaaatgaattggATAGAACCACCTGCTATCCCACCGCATCTTTTGCTTGAGCTGTTGCTCCTCGtgatatataaataatctCGTGCTTTCGGATCCCATCGCATCACTTCTCAGCGAAACCTCGGAAACTTAAAAGTCCGTGTAAGCGAGGTCAATGGGATTTTACCAGCTAGCATTTTAAGCAAGTCTGGATGTAGTGGGTTATGGAGTGTTGTAATTTTGGCCAATAGTATATTGGGACAATTTTCCCGAATGTTACTGTAACACAAAAATGTTCTCCAAATAGGGTGTGATCATGGGAGAGAGTCATGATTGAATTCTGTCGTTTTTCTGGGACTGCTATGCGGTCTTGGTAGTATACTATCTGATAGGGAATAATGCGTACGAAAAATCTCCGACAATAGAAACTTCTTTTGGTAACTTCGGAAAGCGGACATATCCTAGGGATTGATGTTGTGTTGCGTCTGTTCTTTCATATGAATCAGCGTAGCATAACAGGGCGGCTCGTAATTGCAGTCAGTTATCCAGTTCTCTGGGCCGATTGGACTAGGTGTTTTGGGGGGTTATGGTAAGCACGGCACGGTATATTGTATCTGCGACATTCTTGGGTCCAGCCAGATATTTGAGGGTAAAGTCGTAAGTAGCTAGGTGTTCTAGCCAGCACTGGGCACGGGTTCGTTTTTGTTCTACAATGGCAGTAGACTGGCGTGGCCTGTTCGTAATGTAAAATGCTCCGTGAGCATATATCGAAGTGGTGAAGTGCTTTTATGGTGCCAGGCAGTTTTAATTTACCGGCAGGGTAGTTTTTTCTGAATACCTTCTAAGGATTTAGAAAATGACCAACGACACCAACgagtttatttttttttattgaaaagtaaagatatgatattttcttgttttttatttataaatatttatatatatatatatatacatatgtacCTATACTTGAAGAGACGAATATCCATCACTATCtatttcttcaatgtcGAAGTATGCAGGGTGACAAGTTCCAAAATAGTTGAAGTGCTGCATTAATTGTTCTTCACTGGCCCTGTGCCCTAGTACAGCATATTGTCCGTGAGTTCTTACGATTACTGTCACGTTACCCAGCGCACTTTTAACGCAATTGATTATTGCTGACACCTTTGAACTGCCGACCTCGTTGATTTCTGGACTTGCTTGTTGATATAATACGGTATATCCATTTAAACTACCTGAACTGGCTTGGTCAATTGTAGTTTTGCTGAGACGGTAACTTCACCTTGGCTTAGACCACCACTCTATCCGCAAAATAACTTGAAGGCAGTAGTGAATCGACCGTAACTATCATGTGTATAATTGCTAATAACGAGTTCACTCTAAagttttcttgataaaactAAGATAATTCTTATGATTGAGTAGTGAGTGCAAAAGACAGGGTGTATGTTCTGGGGTCACCGCGATTACCAGCGGGTCTAGTTTTAACATAATTGATGCTTTCTGGATGATCAGCTTTGAGTTCCAGGGTGAAGGGAGTTCTGTTCAGTGTTCAGGATTGTGTACTGGAGCTTTAGATAGCGGCGCTACCAGGTGTTGTATTACAGGTAGGTAATACCGGGATGTTCTGGCAATCCTGACGATCTCAGGGAAGTGACTTGTTACTGAACTATTGATCGACTTGATTTACCGTATGTTACTTATCTTATATACTCTATATATTGACCTGtaaaattgtatgatgatttttgggattcctttattcttaatgttataatattatgtatatagattatactagagacTCTCCTCTTGGATTTTAGAAATCCACAAAAAGAGTTTTACAAGTTTGCATGATATGATTCAGCTCCTCTTC
Protein-coding sequences here:
- the GRX6 gene encoding glutathione-disulfide reductase GRX6, which produces MILSNKRNARILSITMLLLLLVFFIAQNANFLAIETKEEEKPPQLFSVGRDNIAGRSSRGTAAVPTSTTNKGNSEVDEEINEIKQRVGLQQPVASADDSLSAIKSDKGTGTGKGFNVQQEYSLMLDLAPVIIFSKSVCSYSKGLKELLESEYQFVPNYYIIELDKHGHGEELREYIKSVTGRGTVPNLLINGISRGGSEEIRRLHSEGKLLASLQEWSGGKFTVEQREKPSNN
- the APC11 gene encoding anaphase promoting complex subunit 11 → MKVKIKQVHSVFAWSWHIPRISDENESNGVTNENDEDEDVCGICRASYNGTCPSCKFPGDQCPLVIGVCNHNFHDHCIYRWLDTSNSKGLCPMCRQVFQLQKGLAINDAHIRKFVEVVSRRREEMIEEGVAEDFVDFDEPIRQNTDSAIDRQQVDTVLDEDFLLR